GGACATTGCTGAAGTGAAAGGCAGTCCGATCATGGCACTGGATGTTTGGGAACATGCTTATTATCTGAACTATCAAAACCGTCGCCCTGATTATATCGCTGCCTGGTGGAATCTTGTCAATTGGGATGAAGTTTCCCGGTTGTATGCAGCCGCGATCAAATAAGGAACAAGCTTTTTCTATTGAGCAGAGCCCGGGTATGTTTTCATATCCGGGCTTTGTTTCAATTTTTTGCCATAACCTTTTCGCTTCGTATCTTGCCCCTCATGGAATCATTCGGGACGGATAAAATCAGTACGCATCCGAATTTATATTATTTAAGAGCATACAACTTCGCTGTTGTTATTCCGATGGCGAATGAAGAACCTGATTTTTTTCCATTTGTTGAAGCTCTTACACAAGTACTTGACTTTTTGCAATCCGGGAAAGTCTATTTTGTGGTGGATGAGGTTTCAAAAGATAAAACGAGAGATTTGTGTACAGCACTTTCCGAAAAAGACGCTCGGTTTGTTACAGTCTGGGCTCCTGAAAATAAAAATGTTGTCGACGCCTATATTCGCGGATACCGTGAGGCTTGTCCCCATCATGATTTTGTAATTGAAATGGATGCCGGATTGTCTCATGACCCACGGGCCATACCCATGTTCCTGAGAGTACTTAACGAAGGAAATGAATGCGCGTTCGGAAGCCGGTTTATGAACGGTGGTTCCATCTGGCAATCTTCTTTTAAAAGAATATTTCTTTCCCGGATGGGAACAATTTTGTCCAATATTCTTCTGGGTTCACGCATGAAAGACATGACATCCGGATTTCAGGGATTTCACAGTTCCGTTGTCAAAGAACTTCTTGCTTATCCTTTAAAGTCGAAGGCTCATTTTTATCAGACAGAAGTCCGTTATTTACTTCGTAAAAAAAGATACATTGAAGTTCCAATACACTACAGGGCACCCTCTCCAAGTGT
This DNA window, taken from Bacteroidota bacterium, encodes the following:
- a CDS encoding glycosyltransferase: MANEEPDFFPFVEALTQVLDFLQSGKVYFVVDEVSKDKTRDLCTALSEKDARFVTVWAPENKNVVDAYIRGYREACPHHDFVIEMDAGLSHDPRAIPMFLRVLNEGNECAFGSRFMNGGSIWQSSFKRIFLSRMGTILSNILLGSRMKDMTSGFQGFHSSVVKELLAYPLKSKAHFYQTEVRYLLRKKRYIEVPIHYRAPSPSVSRKAILNSIQVLWFYFVQRLTFQAKSL